Sequence from the Clostridium saccharobutylicum DSM 13864 genome:
AACAGTACCATCAAAGTTACCTAAAAAGTCTTCTAACCAGTTTACAGCTTTTAGATCTAAGCCGTTAGTAGGTTCGTCTAGAATTAGTATTCCAGGATTACCAAATAAGGCTTGAGCTAAAAGAACTTTAACTTTTTCTCCACCAGTTAATTCTGATACATTTTTGAAATGCAATTCAGTTCCAATTCCTAGTCCTTGTAAAAGTGAAGAAGCTTCGGATTCTGCTTCCCAACCGTTAAGTTCAGCAAATTCTCCTTCTAGTTCAGATGCTTTAATTCCATCTTCATCAGAGAAATCAGGCTTTGCATAGATTTCATCTTTTTCTTTCATTATTTGATATAAGCGTTCATTACCCATTATCACAGTTTCTAAAACTTGAAAATCATCATATTTATAATGTTCTTGTTTTAAAACTGACATTCTTGTATTAGGCGCTATTGTAACTTCTCCAGTATTAGGTTCTACTTCACCTGATAATATTTTAAGAAATGTACTCTTTCCAGCACCATTAGCACCGATAACTCCATAACAGTTTCCAGCAGTAAATTTTAAGTTAACATCTTCAAAAAGCTTACGTCCACCGAATCTTAGACTAACATTAGATACGTTTATCAATCTATTTCTACCTCATTTCATAGTATTATAATATTTTATGTACACTTACAATGATTTAGGCACGTGAAAATAAATAACCAGTCCAATTTGTCATGAATATTTTTCATTAGGCAATGAGGTGAATTGCTCTCATTGCGGACCTATTAGGTCAACTTACTTACGCAGCATAATGAGAAATAGACTGGCAAATGGAATTGTTAGTTATTTAAATGTGCCTTAAGTATATAAAAAATAGCAAATTAAAATATGTTATGCATATTTTGTGTCAGATAAGTAAGTGAATTTTGTTAATGGCATTAAACTATTAGCGAAATTTATCTATACAGTATGACGCAAGATAGATTAGCATACTGACTTGCTATTTTTTATAATATGATTTAATCATTAAATAAGTAAGTTTCGTTTCATGTTGCTTATTATATCATATAATTGTAGTTAAGGCACATTCCAAAAAATAACAGGTGAATTTGTCAGCCTATTTTCTATCAGAGGAAATTTTACTCACATATGTTTGCTGAGTAAATGAATTACACGAAATCATTTTTTAATTTTTTATATGAGGTTAACTCATAGATGAGTTAACTAAGTTCAAGAAACCAAATCATAGATTTAGTCTTTCACTTATCTGCTCATCTGAAAATACTATAATAGGCCTATTATAGTATTTTGTCCCCTTGACTCATAAAAAATATTCATTAATATCTTTTGACTTATTATTTTCTTATATGCCGAAAAAAGTGTTTGTGTGTAAAAGTTAAATGTTTTAAATTGGGAAAGTGATATTTAATTAACAAAGTTAAATCTTTAAGTTTCTATATCTATTAAAACAAGCTATGATTTCTTGTTCCCTTGGCATTGCAAGGCATCCAATTCCATAACTTACATTACTAAGAGAAATAAGACCATTTTTAGATATATGGTAAAGAACTTCAGAAACAACTTGTTGCAATGTTTTAGAATTATTAATAATATTATCTTCAGCGTATTTCATTATATATCCTAAAGTGGTTATTTGCTCAGAATCAACGATTTGTTCAAGTCCCCTTAATTCAATTGTATCTTTATTTATAGATAATCCATCTTTACCAAGAGTCTTAATCTTAACACCTTTATGACTTTGCTCTATGGAACCTTTTTTGATTTTTCTATTGAAATTTATTGATAAATTTAAGTTAGCATTATCTATTCTTTCTAAAATAGATCCTTTACTTAACGCTTTAGCTTCAAGAGTCACATCTTTTGGTTCATAGGAATCCATTTGAATAACTCTATCTGCTATATCAAAATAATCACCAGAACTTCCTACAACAAGTATGGTAGAAATGCCAAGGTCGCTATAAAGTTTTTTCACTATTTCGATAAAAGGGGTAATTGGCTCCTTTTCTTTACTTACTAACTTTTGCATTATATCATCCCTAATCATAAAGTTAGTCGCAGAGGTATCTTCATCAATAAGGAAAAGAGTAGTATTGGCTTCGATTCCTTCAATTATATTGGCAGCTTGTGAAGTGCTGCCACTGGCGTTATCAGTGCTAAAATTCCTAGTATCTTTTCCATTAGGTAGGTTATTAATAAAAAGTGATATATCAGTATTTTTTATGCATCGTCCATCTTCAGCTCTAACTTTTAGGGCTGAAGCATCAGTTATTACATATTCACGTCCATCACCTTGAATATGATTATATACACCGAGTTCAAGAGCTTTTAAAACGGTAGACTTTCCATGATATCCACCACCAACTATCAATGTTATTCCTTTTTCAATTCCCATTCCGACTAATTTACCTTTATTAGGAAGCGTAAGTTCTACTTCTAAAGATTTAGGGGATTTGAATTTAATGCCATTTTTTAATGGTCTGTTTGAAACACCACTTTCTCTAGGTAGAATTGAATCATTTGCAATAAAAGCAATCAGATTACGATTTTTTAATTCACATCTTATATAATTTTGATCCTCAAATAATTTAATTCTTTTTTCAATTTCAGATTTATTTAAATTTTCATATTTTAATGTATTATCAATTATTTTAGGTAAATAATCATAAAATATTTTTTCAAGTTCATTGGATAAAACAGTTCTTCCTCTAGCAGGAAATCCAACTTCAAATCTAACTTCTATTTTTTCCGAATTTATTAATGTAGAAGTTCTTTCAATAATTTCTTGGTTACATCTGCTTATAGAAATAAGACCACTTTTACCAGAACCAAAAACTCTTGAACTAAATTTATTTATATTATTATAGAATAATCTTGTTAAATAATCTTCTAAGGCGATTTTTTTATAGGATGTGTCAAATAAATTTAAAGGAAATTTAGCTATGCTTTGATTAATTATAATTCTAATTTTTGAAGGGGAAGCAAAAGGATCACCTTGGACATGATCTATGCTCAAGGTGTAATCTCTAAAATCATATTGATTAGCTAAAGCTTTATAAGCGTTATAGCTTCTGCCATTAATAGAAGTTAATTCTTTTTTTAAATCAAGTGAATTCTTCATTTATTTATCCTCCTTAAGAGAACTGAAACATTCATCAATTATTCTCTCACTCATGCGTCTATAAAGATTGCTCATACTAACGTAAGCACAAATAAGTAAAAACTTTTCTTCATAATCTCCAAGTTTATCACTTTTATTTTTTATTAATTGAGTTATAGTTTCATAAATTTTATTAGATGAAACCTTTAGATCGTCTAAGTTTTCATCATATATATCAAGAAATGATTGATATACATCATATAATGGATAGTCTTCTTCTTTTTCAAAAGAATTAACTATAGGACTTAATATAGTTTTTATATCTGTTAAAGATAGAGATCCCTTTAAGTTATAAATTAATCCCATTAAGATTAGGTGATCTTTAGTATATTTTTTATTTTTTATTTTCATTAAAAGATTACCTTTAGCATAATTATTTATCATAGTTTTAGTAAGAACTTTATCGTCCTCGTTTCTTTTCGTATAGCTTAACTTACTTTCAAATAATTGCATTACTTGATCCATATATAGATCAATTTCAGGAAAATCATCTAAATTAATATTGTTAGAAGATTTTTGTGAATTTATATAATTATCAATGTCAAAATCCTTCATAAAGTATTCACTCCTTACATAGTAATCAAAACTACGTCTTGTAATATAGTACATTTTTAATATTAATAGAAAAGAGGAGATAATTCAAGCATTTATGGGAAAAATACTTATAGATAATAAAAATAAAGGTAAATAACTATTGCAGTATTAGTAGATATGTGAAATAATTTCAATATAGTGATACGTAGTTATTAAAACTACCTGGGAAAAATAGGAGGTAAGAGAATGGAGAAATATTTAAGAGAACCTGTAAATGGATTAACTCATTTGGTTGGAGCTGTACTATCGTTGTTTGCTTTAGTTGCTATGATATTTAAGGCCTATGAAAGAGGAAGTTCTACAACTACTTTTTTATCAGTAATATTTTTTGGAGTAAGCATGATTTTATTATATAGTGCGTCTGCAACATATCATTCAGTAATAGCAAATGATAAGGTAATAAAAGCATTAAAGAGAGTAGATCATTCAATGATATTTATATTAATTGCAGGATCATATGCTCCGTTTTGCTTAGTTGCATTAGATGGAAAGATAGGAATGAATTTATTTCTAGCAGTAACAATATGTGCTGTGATAGGAATAACGTTTAAGATATGTTGGATAACATGTCCAAGATGGGTAAGCAGTGTAATGTATATAGGAATAGGATGGTTTGCAATATTTGCAATATATCCAATGTCACAAGTACTATCAATAGCTGGTTTAATGTGGCTTATACTAGGTGGATTAATGTATACTATAGGTGGCGTAATTTATGCATTAAAATCAGAGAAAATACGAATAGGTATATTTGGAAGACATGAAATATTTCATGTATTTATAATGGTAGGAACTCTTTGTCACTTTATTAGTGTGTTCGTATATATAATTTAAAATATACAAAATTTAAATAAATTATTTTTATTAAGATTTAAATATAAATTGTAAATTTAAGCTAAATAAGTTAGTAGAGAAGAGGCTGTGTTAATAAAATTTATCACAGCCTCCTTCTTTTTTAGTGACTTATTAAAAATAAAGTTTACATGTTTTATTAATTTCATAAAATATATAAAGAATAAATTTGACTAAATATTGCTGATAGCATGATTATAAATCTGTATGGAGTTAGAAGTTCATGTTATGTTATATATTACAATATAGATAAAGCTACTTCCTAATGTTAATCGTATAAGTGTAATATTTAGAAATAACTTTATTATCTTGATAAGACAAATTAGGTATAGTAATATAAATGATATAAATAATTATAACTTTTAAGGGGATGTAAAAATGGGCTTTCGTCAAAATTTAAAAGATGCAAATAGAATAGTTGTAAAGGTAGGAACATCAACATTAACTTATGAAAATGGAAATATTAATTTGAATAGAATTGAAAAGTTAACAAGAGTTCTATCAGATATAGTTAATAGTGGTAAGGAAGTTGCGCTTGTAACATCAGGTGCAGTTGCTGTTGGTGTAAATAAGTTAAAGTTAAATGAAAAGCCCGAAAGTATAAGAGAAAAACAAGCAGTAGCATCAATCGGACAGTGTGAATTAATGCATATATATAGTAAATTTTTTGGTGAGTATAGTCATATAGTAGGTCAAGTTTTACTTACAAGAGATGTAGTAGAAGATGATCATATTAGAGAAAATGTATGTAACACGTTTGAAACTTTGCTTGAAAAGAAGATAATCCCAATAGTTAATGAAAATGATACGGTGGCTATAGATGAAATAGAGAACATAGTTAGATTTGGAGATAATGATAATTTATCTGCTATAGTAGCAACTTTAGTTAATGCAGATTTATTAATAATATTATCTGATATAGATGGCTTTTATGATTCAGATCCAAGGAGTCATGAGGATGCAAAACTATTAAGTGAAATTGAAAAAATAACACCAGAATTAGAAGAATGTGCAGGAGGTGCTGGTTCTAATTTGGGAACTGGTGGAATGATTACAAAGTTATCAGCAGCAAAGACTGCTATAAAGGCTGGAGTGAATATGGTTCTTGCTAATGGAAGTGAACCAAGCATATTATTAGATATTTTAGATGGTAAAGAAGTAGGAACGTTATTTATATCATCATTTGAAAAATAGAAGAGGGGGCAAAAAAATGAGTAAATTATTAGTCATGGGGCAAAAGGCAAAAGAATCTTCTTATGAATTAGGTGTTGCATCAACTAAGGAGAAAAATGATGCATTATTATTTATGGCAGAGGAATTGCTTAGTGCAAAGGATGAAATTATAAAAGCTAACAATATAGATTTAGAAAATGCAAAAGCAAAAGGGACATCAGAAACAATGCTGGATAGATTAGCATTAAGTGTGTCAAGAATTGAAGCAATGGCAGAAGGATTAAAAGATGTAGTTAAGCTTCAAGATCCAATAGGAGAAGTAATTTCAATGTGGCAAAGACCAAATGGTTTGCAAATAGGACAAAAGAGAGTACCAATGGGTGTTATAGGGATAATTTATGAAGCTAGACCTAATGTAACATGTGATGCAGCTGGACTTTGTATAAAGACAGGAAATGCAGTTATATTAAGAGGCGGTAGTGAAGCTATTAATTCTAACAAGGCTATTGTTAAAGCATTAACTGTTGGATTAGAGAAAGCAGGATTGCCTAAAGAATCGGTTCAGCTTATTGAAGATACAAGTAGAGAAGTTGCAACTGAAATGATGAGATTAAATGAATTTATTGATGTACTTATACCAAGAGGTGGAGCTGGTTTAATTCAAGCTGTTGTTAAAAATGCAACAGTTCCAGTTATAGAAACAGGAACTGGAAATTGCCATATATATGTAGATGAAAATTGTGATTTTGAAATGGCAGAAAATATTGCTGTTAATGCAAAAGCATCAAGGCCATCTGTTTGTAATTCAGCTGAAAAGTTATTAGTAAACGAAAAGATAGCTAAAGATTTTTTACCAATAGTAGTTAAGGCTTTAAGAGAAAATGGAGTTGTGCTTAGAGGTGATGAATTATCTCAAGCTATAATTAACGATATAGAAAAGGCTAATGAAGAAGATTGGAGTAAGGAATACTTAGATTATGTTATGGCTGTAAAAATAGTTAAAGATGTTGATGAAGCTATTAATCATATAAATAAATATGGAACTGGGCATTCAGAAGCTATAGTTACAGAAAGTTATAAAAACTCTCAGAAGTTTTTACAAAGGGTAGATGCAGCGGCAGTTTATGTAAATGCATCGACAAGATTTACAGATGGAGCTGAATTTGGATTTGGAGCTGAAATAGGAATAAGCACACAAAAGTTGCATGCTAGAGGACCAATGGGACTTAAAGAATTAACAACTATAAAATATATTATTTATGGAAACGGACAAATAAGATAAAGAATTAAATATAAAGAATAATTTAATATGTTTATGTAGTTGACTGCCTTAAATTTTAGGGCAGTCTTTTTAGATGTTGATTGTTATATAAATTGGAATTGCGATATATATTAAAATCACAAAATATATAGTTAGACTATCTTTTGAAATTAATAGAATTGTAGTATAATTTTACTATGAAAACGTATTTATAATTATTTAAAGGGGATGAAGGTTATGAAAATTGCATTAATAGCACATGATAAGAAAAAGAAGGATATGATAGAATTTTCAAAAAAGCATAAGGATATATTATCTAAGTATGAATTAATTGCGACAGGAGAAACGGGGAGATTAGTTTCAGAAGCCACTGGACTTGATGTTAAACAATATTTAGGTGGACCTTATGGAGGCGATCAACAAATAGGAAGTCGTATTGCCGAGGGAAAGGTAAATTTAGTAATATTCTTTAGAGATCCTCTTACAGCTCAACCACATGAACCTGATGTATCAGCATTACTTAGAGTATGTGATGTACATAGTGTACCAGTGGTAACAAATGTTTCAAGTGCAGAATTAATAATTAGAGAATTTCAATAATTGTTAATCTATTTAAAAAAGTTAGTTAAATAAAATAATTTAAAGTGATGAAAAATAACTTTAAATTACTTCTTCTAGGTATACTAAAATAAGTTGTTTGAATTTAGAAATATATTTTCTAAATTTAAGCAGCTTATTTTTTAGGTGGAAGTTTTTGACGTGTCATTTATTTCATGTAACTTATTGAATATATACTAGTAAAGATATAAATTATAAGTTAATATTTATAATTAACAATAGAGTTTTTTTGATAATTTAGAAAAGAAATATAAGAGGAAAATAGCATGAAAGATATAAATAAATATACACTAATTACTGGTGGTAGTGAAGGAATAGGATTTGAACTTGCAAAACTTTTTGCGATGGATAAACATAATTTAATTATTGTAGCAAGAAATAAGAAAAAGTTAGAGTGTACCAGAAATAAAATAGAAAAAGAATATGGAATAAAGGTGGAAACAATACAATGTGATTTATTTATGGATGGAGAGTGTGAAAAAATAATAAAATTTGTTGAGCAAAGAAGAATTACAGTTGACAATTTAATAAATAATGCAGGTATAGGTAGCTTTGGCTATTTTCATGAATCTGAAAGTGGGTTTGAAGAGAAATTAATAAATATAAATATTATTGCATTAACGAATCTTACTAAGTATTTTTTGAACATGATGATTGAAAGAGGCGATGGAGGAATTTTAAATGTAGCATCTACAGCAGCTTTTGTAGGAGGGCCTAAGATGGCTATGTATTATTCAAGCAAAGCGTATGTATTGTCGTTAACAGAAGCTCTTCATGATGAAGTAAAGGAACTAGGTGTAAGAGTAAGCTGTTTATGTCCAGGTCCAGTAAAAACATCATTTCAAGAAAAATCAGGAATAAAAAAATCAAAAAATGCAAAAAGATATTTAATGGGTGCAAATGATGTTGCTAAATATGCATATAAAAATTTTTTACAAGGAAAGGTAATAATTATTCCAGGATATAAAAATAAATTGTTGGTTCTTGGGAATAAATTTGTACCAAGATGGTTAAGTAGGAAGGTAGTACTAATGAGCAATAGTAAATAAAAAATAACGCATAAAAATTCAAAAAAGTGAATAAATATACTTTAAATAATCATGACTATATGATAATATTGATATTAGCAATTTAAATAAAAATTATAATTAAGAGAAAATTAGTAAATAAAATTATATATTAATTAAACTATCCTTATTTATCTTGACAGAGTATCATCTATGAACTAGAATAATTAAAAAGAGAAAATTAAAGAGTTAAGATGCACTTTAACTTGGTCCTGTGAGGCCAGAAAGGGAGTATAACTATGATATTTAAAAATTCAAAGAAGAATTTCATAGCTTATTTTTTGAAGTCAAATATATTGTATAAGATATATCACAGGATAGTGAAGAGAGCAGGTATACTGTAGTCTCTTTATTATCCTTTTGTTTTATATGAATATTATTCATAAGGTGTAGTTTTAGCAAAAAATATATTTGTAGGAGGCTTAAGCATGAAGGCAAAGCTTATATTAGAAAATGGTATGATTTTTGAAGGTAAAGCTTTTGGTTATCTTAAAGAAAGCGTTGGAGAAGTAGTATTTACAACAGGTATGACAGGTTATCAAGAAGTACTTACAGATCCATCATATTACGGACAAATAGTAACTATGACTTACCCTTTAATAGGTAATTATGGAATTAATCTTGAAGATATGGAATCAGATTCAATAAAGGTAAGCGGTTTTATCGTTAGAGAAAAATGTGATTTACCAAGTAATTTTAGATGTGAATTAGAATTAGAAGATTTTTTAAAACAAGGAAAGGTTATTGGATTAGAAGGGGTAGATACAAGAGCTTTAACTAAGGTCTTAAGAAATAGCGGTACAATGAGAGGCATCATAGCATTAGAAGATGTAAGTGATGAATATGTTAAAGAAAGAATAGCTGGATTCTCAACTAAGGATGCTGTTAAGACTGTTAGTACAAAGAGCGCTTACACAATTGAAGGTACTGGAAAGCATGTAGCTATAATGGATTTTGGAATAAAGACTAATATAATAAGAAATTTCAAAAAGAGAGGCTGTAAGTTAACAGTATTCCCAGCAAGTGCTACAGCAGAAGAAGTTTTAAGCGTCAATCCAGATTTAGTATTCCTATCTAATGGCCCTGGGGATCCAGAAGATTTAGATTTTGCAATAGAGAATATAAAGAAAATAGTTGGAAAGAAACCAATAGTGGGTATTTGTTTAGGACATCAATTATTGGCATTAACTCTAGGTGGAAAAACTGCCAAGTTAAAGTTTGGACATAGAGGATGTAACCACCCAGTTAAAGATTTAGAAGCTAATATGGTACATATAACTTCACAAAATCATGGGTATGTAGTTGAAAAATTACCAGAAGATATAGAAGTAACTCATGTAAATATAAATGATGGGACTGTAGAAGGAATGAAACATAAAACTTTACCAATATATTCAGTTCAATTCCATCCAGAAGCATCTGCAGGTCCAAGAGACAGCGAATATATATTTGATAAATTTTTAGAGTATGCACTATAGGAGGTTATAAGAAATGCCATTAAATAAAGATATAAAAAAGGTTTTAGTTATAGGATCAGGTCCAATAGTTATAGGTCAAGCAGCAGAGTTCGATTACTCAGGAACTCAAGCTTGTGAAGCATTAAAATCAGAAGGTATAGAGGTTGTACTTATAAACTCAAATCCAGCAACAATCATGACAGATAAAGAAGTTGCAGATAAAATTTATTTGGAACCATTAACACTAGAATTTGTTGAAAAAGTTATAGCTAAAGAAAGACCAGATAGCTTACTTGCAGGAATGGGTGGTCAAACAGGACTTAATCTTGCGGTAGAATTAAATGATTCTGGAATATTAGAGAAATACAATGTTAAAGTTATCGGAACATCTATCGATTCAATCAAAAAAGGGGAAGATAGAGAATTATTTAGAGATATGATGAATGAAATTGGAGAACCAGTTATAAAAAGTGAAATTGTGACTGATTTAAAATCAGGAATGGATTTTGCAAATAAAATTGGATATCCAGTTATAGTTAGACCAGCTTATACATTAGGTGGATCTGGCGGCGGTATTGCTAACAATGAAGAAGAACTTGAAACCATATTAAAATTAGGACTTCAATTAAGTACAATAGGTCAAGTTTTACTTGAAAAGAGTGTTAAAGGATGGAAAGAAGTAGAGTATGAAGTAATGAGAGACTCTTATGGAAACTGTATTACTGTATGTAATATGGAAAACATCGATCCTGTAGGAATACATACTGGAGATAGTATAGTAGTTGCACCATCACAAACTCTTTCTGATAAAGAATATCAAATGCTAAGAACAGCATCAATAAATATAATTAATGCTGTAGGTATTGAAGGTGGATGTAATGTACAATTCTCATTAAATCCAAATAGCTTCGAATATGCAGTTATAGAAATTAATCCTAGAGTTTCAAGAAGTTCAGCTTTGGCATCAAAAGCAACAGGATATCCTATTGCAAAGCTTGCAGCTAAAATTGCCCTTGGATATGGATTAGATGAAATAAAGAATGCTGTAACACAAAAAACTTATGCATGTTTCGAACCAACACTTGATTATGTTGTAGTAAAAATACCAAAATGGCCTTTTGATAAATTCTTTGGAGCTGATAGACAGCTTGGAACAAAGATGATGGCTACTGGTGAAATTATGGCAATTGGTGCTAACTTTGAGCAAGCATTTTTAAAGGGAATTAGAAGTTTAGAAATTGGAAAATTCTCTTTAGATCATAAAAAGTTTAAAGAATTAAGTATGTCAGAACTTAAGGAAAGAGTAATGGCTCCAGATGATGAAAGAATCTTTGCATTAGCAGAAATGTTAAGAAGAGATTATATGGTAGATAGAATAAACAAAATTACTGGAATAGATATGTTCTTCTTAGAAAAGATTAAATGGATTGTTGAAGAAGAGCAAAGATTAAAATTAAGTAAGATAGAAGATTTAGATAAAGAGTGGTTACACAATCTAAAGAAAAAGGGATTCTCTGATAAGGCTATATCAGATATGTTAGGAGTAAGTCCTGATGATATATATAGATTAAGGGATATTTGGAATATAAAGCCTTCATATAAGATGGTTGATACTTGTGGAGGAGAATTTGAAGCATTATCCCCTTATTATTACTCAACTTACGAACAATATGATGAAGTTGAAGTATCAGATAAGAAGAAAGTTATAGTTTTAGGATCAGGTCCTATAAGAATAGGTCAAGGAATTGAATTTGACTATGCTTCAGTACATTGTGTAAAAGCGTTAAAGAAGCTTGGAATTGAAACTATAATAGTTAATAATAATCCAGAAACAGTAAGTACTGACTTTGATATATCAGATAAATTATATTTTGAACCGCTAACAGAAGAAGATGTTTTAAATATAATTGAAAAGGAAAGACCAGATGGAGTAATACTTCAATTTGGAGGCCAAACAGCTATTAAGCTTGCAAACTTCTTAAAAGAACAAAACATCATGACTCTTGGAACTACAGCAGATCAAATTGATATGGCTGAAGACAGAGAAAAGTTTGATGCATTGTTAGAAAAATTAGGAATATCAAGACCAAAGGGTAAAGGAATATGGTCAGTAGAAGAAGGATTAGAAGAAGCTAAAAAATTAAAGTTCCCAGTACTTGTTAGACCTTCATATGTAATTGGTGGTCAAGGAATGGAAATAACTCATGATGAAGAAGAATTAACATTCTACTTAGAAAATGCTTTTGTAAAAGATAAGAAAAATCCAATTCTTATAGATAAATACCTAATGGGTAGAGAAATAGAAGTAGATGCTATATCTGATGGAGAAAATATATTAATACCAGGTATCATGGAACACTTAGAAAGAGCTGGAGTTCACTCAGGAGATAGTGTTACTATGTATCCAAGCCAAAATATTTCTGATAAGATAAAGGCTGATGTATTAGAATATACTAAGAAATTAGCTTTAGAAATCGGAATAAAAGGTATGATAAACATTCAATTCATAGAATTCGAAGGAAGTCTATATGTAATTGAAGTTAATCCAAGAGCATCAAGAACTGTTCCTTATATTAGTAAGGTAAGTAATGTTCCAATAATAGATTTAGCTACACAAGTAATGCTTGGAGCTAAGTTAACAGATTTGGGATATGGCACAGATGTATATCCAGAACCAGAATTAGTTTCAGTTAAGGTTCCAGTATTCTCAACTCAAAAGTTGCCTAACGTTGAAGTTTGTTTAGGACCTGAAATGAGATCTACAGGAGAAGTTCTAGGAGTAGGTAGAAATGTTAAAGAAGCTTTATATAAGGGATTTGTTGGAGCTAATATGTATCCATCAAAGGAAAAAGGCAAAATATTAGCAACTATAAATAAACATGATAAAGCAGAATTTTTACCAATAGCAAAAGATCTTGCACAAGTGGGATATAAGTTCATTGCTACTACAGGAACTTGTAAGCTTCTAAGAGATGCAGGAATAGATGCAGAAGAAGTTAGAAAGATAGATGAAGAAGAACCCAATATATTAGATATTGTTAAGCAAAGAGAAGTAGACTTAGTAGTGAATACACCAACTAAGGGAAATGACTCAAATAGAGATGGATTCTTAATAAGAAGAGCTGCAGTTGAAAGAAACGTAGGAGTAATAACT
This genomic interval carries:
- the trhA gene encoding PAQR family membrane homeostasis protein TrhA; this encodes MEKYLREPVNGLTHLVGAVLSLFALVAMIFKAYERGSSTTTFLSVIFFGVSMILLYSASATYHSVIANDKVIKALKRVDHSMIFILIAGSYAPFCLVALDGKIGMNLFLAVTICAVIGITFKICWITCPRWVSSVMYIGIGWFAIFAIYPMSQVLSIAGLMWLILGGLMYTIGGVIYALKSEKIRIGIFGRHEIFHVFIMVGTLCHFISVFVYII
- the proB gene encoding glutamate 5-kinase, whose product is MGFRQNLKDANRIVVKVGTSTLTYENGNINLNRIEKLTRVLSDIVNSGKEVALVTSGAVAVGVNKLKLNEKPESIREKQAVASIGQCELMHIYSKFFGEYSHIVGQVLLTRDVVEDDHIRENVCNTFETLLEKKIIPIVNENDTVAIDEIENIVRFGDNDNLSAIVATLVNADLLIILSDIDGFYDSDPRSHEDAKLLSEIEKITPELEECAGGAGSNLGTGGMITKLSAAKTAIKAGVNMVLANGSEPSILLDILDGKEVGTLFISSFEK
- a CDS encoding ABC-ATPase domain-containing protein encodes the protein MKNSLDLKKELTSINGRSYNAYKALANQYDFRDYTLSIDHVQGDPFASPSKIRIIINQSIAKFPLNLFDTSYKKIALEDYLTRLFYNNINKFSSRVFGSGKSGLISISRCNQEIIERTSTLINSEKIEVRFEVGFPARGRTVLSNELEKIFYDYLPKIIDNTLKYENLNKSEIEKRIKLFEDQNYIRCELKNRNLIAFIANDSILPRESGVSNRPLKNGIKFKSPKSLEVELTLPNKGKLVGMGIEKGITLIVGGGYHGKSTVLKALELGVYNHIQGDGREYVITDASALKVRAEDGRCIKNTDISLFINNLPNGKDTRNFSTDNASGSTSQAANIIEGIEANTTLFLIDEDTSATNFMIRDDIMQKLVSKEKEPITPFIEIVKKLYSDLGISTILVVGSSGDYFDIADRVIQMDSYEPKDVTLEAKALSKGSILERIDNANLNLSINFNRKIKKGSIEQSHKGVKIKTLGKDGLSINKDTIELRGLEQIVDSEQITTLGYIMKYAEDNIINNSKTLQQVVSEVLYHISKNGLISLSNVSYGIGCLAMPREQEIIACFNRYRNLKI
- a CDS encoding DUF1836 domain-containing protein, translated to MKDFDIDNYINSQKSSNNINLDDFPEIDLYMDQVMQLFESKLSYTKRNEDDKVLTKTMINNYAKGNLLMKIKNKKYTKDHLILMGLIYNLKGSLSLTDIKTILSPIVNSFEKEEDYPLYDVYQSFLDIYDENLDDLKVSSNKIYETITQLIKNKSDKLGDYEEKFLLICAYVSMSNLYRRMSERIIDECFSSLKEDK
- the mgsA gene encoding methylglyoxal synthase, encoding MKIALIAHDKKKKDMIEFSKKHKDILSKYELIATGETGRLVSEATGLDVKQYLGGPYGGDQQIGSRIAEGKVNLVIFFRDPLTAQPHEPDVSALLRVCDVHSVPVVTNVSSAELIIREFQ
- a CDS encoding glutamate-5-semialdehyde dehydrogenase, whose product is MSKLLVMGQKAKESSYELGVASTKEKNDALLFMAEELLSAKDEIIKANNIDLENAKAKGTSETMLDRLALSVSRIEAMAEGLKDVVKLQDPIGEVISMWQRPNGLQIGQKRVPMGVIGIIYEARPNVTCDAAGLCIKTGNAVILRGGSEAINSNKAIVKALTVGLEKAGLPKESVQLIEDTSREVATEMMRLNEFIDVLIPRGGAGLIQAVVKNATVPVIETGTGNCHIYVDENCDFEMAENIAVNAKASRPSVCNSAEKLLVNEKIAKDFLPIVVKALRENGVVLRGDELSQAIINDIEKANEEDWSKEYLDYVMAVKIVKDVDEAINHINKYGTGHSEAIVTESYKNSQKFLQRVDAAAVYVNASTRFTDGAEFGFGAEIGISTQKLHARGPMGLKELTTIKYIIYGNGQIR
- a CDS encoding SDR family NAD(P)-dependent oxidoreductase, with translation MKDINKYTLITGGSEGIGFELAKLFAMDKHNLIIVARNKKKLECTRNKIEKEYGIKVETIQCDLFMDGECEKIIKFVEQRRITVDNLINNAGIGSFGYFHESESGFEEKLININIIALTNLTKYFLNMMIERGDGGILNVASTAAFVGGPKMAMYYSSKAYVLSLTEALHDEVKELGVRVSCLCPGPVKTSFQEKSGIKKSKNAKRYLMGANDVAKYAYKNFLQGKVIIIPGYKNKLLVLGNKFVPRWLSRKVVLMSNSK